In a single window of the Neospora caninum Liverpool complete genome, chromosome VIIa genome:
- a CDS encoding dolichyl-di-phosphooligosaccharide-protein glycotransferase, whose protein sequence is METPAEGKMPVRSSFSPVSSSGPSSCLSAASSTHCHSFSVSSRFPLSSRVPARRCVRLLVLGAVLCFLPFSRSPSSRDTCHANVGLDRERQVSPFLRAQAAVLPIPSASPLRPSPQGPTRVVCGNVHKKLLVLHDDPNATKKFQSLFRRLKGQNFDISTVAFPLSRGRKAALLFSHHGEPLFSHVLLLATNKRSLSQELASALTAFFTSLDPDAEEAQASRAYADSSPGDTCPTVLKARNLFLMVAPTAHATVHAFAEAIMGVQQARGDDARGRPAGLVADYFHAYRPSQRALAKQGEASEESGDASLFVTWNLLGDHPHVVEPLDADETLLFRGGAHYLPAPPMRARAKPTERDPPEFEQRFSVLRAPETAFVLSASSPRPSAGDSKTRDGEDALLAGEELSLASALQTQNGGRAALVSSGEFCSDDLQRLEAEQRETETGKKKIANLRVCEELLLWTFNRRGVLRWSNLKHFKPGETVSPHMYRMKDDIAFSVDLHQLVDGMWQPFYATDVQVEFVMLEPFLRFFLEPPASRQSPTFSRVFQAPDRYGVFKFVLHYNRIGFSLLHVESMAPLRNFKHNDFPRFLPCALPYYACALLTLLGLVVFVVLFLLHREKFSFSPALPPVSETEGSENTQMTPLDRKHKAA, encoded by the exons ATGGAGACCCCGGCTGAGGGCAAGATGCCCGTGAggtcttccttttcccctgtctcctcgtctggGCCTTCTTCGTGTCTTTCCGCGGCGTCATCTACCCACTGCcattccttctctgtgtcgtctcgctttccgctgtcgtctcgcgttcccgcgcgccgctgcgttcgcctcctcgttctcggcGCCGTGCTGTGCTTCCTGCCTTTTTCacgctcgccgtcttctcgcgacACGTGCCACGCGAATGTGGGGCTGGAccgggagagacaggtgtctccgtttctccgcgcCCAAGCCGCCGTCCTGCCGATcccgtcggcctcgcccctGCGCCCCAGTCCCCAGGGCCCGACGCGGGTCGTCTGCGGCAACGTCCACAAGAAGCTCCTCGTCCTGCACGATGACCCGAACGCCACGAAGAAATTTCAGAGTCTTTTTCGGCGCTTAAAAG GTCAAAATTTCGACATTTCGAccgtcgcctttcccctgTCGCGCGGGCGCAAGGCTGCGCTCCTCTTCAGCCACCACGGGGAACCCCTGTTTTCTCACGTGCTTCTCTTGGCGACTAACAAACGCA GTCTGAGTCAAGAGCTTGCCTCGGCCCTcaccgccttcttcacctctttGGACCCCGACGCTGAAGAAGCGcaggcgtctcgcgcctATGCCGATTCGTCTCCGGGCGACACGTGCCCGACGGTGTTGAAGGCGCGCAACTTGTTCTTGATGGTTGCCCcgacagcgcatgcaacggtCCACGCCTTTGCAGAGGCCATCATGGGGGTTCAGCAGGCGCGGGGcgacgacgcgagaggccgTCCGGCGGGGCTCGTGGCGGATTACTTCCACGCGTACAGGCCTTCGCAGAGGGCCCTGGCGAAACAGGGCGAGgccagcgaagaaagcggagacgcgagtcTCTTTGTCACGTGGAACCTGCTCGGAGACCACCCACACGTTGTCGAACCCCTCGATGCAG ATGAGAcgcttctctttcgaggcggcgcgcacTACCTGCCGGCGCCCCCGATGAGGGCCCGCGCAAAGCCCACGGAGCGCGATCCGCCGGAGTTTGAGCAACGGTTCTCTGTCCTTCGGGCCCCAGAGACTGCCTTTGTGCTCTCGGCCTCCAGTCCGCGCCCGtcggcaggagacagcaagactcgcgacggagaagacgcacttCTGGCTGGTGAAGAACTGTCCCTCGCGTCCGCCCTGCAGACGCAAAACGGCGGTCGGGCCGCACTCGTGAGCAGCGGCGAATTCTGCTCCGATGATCTTCAACGACTGGAAGCCgaacaaagagaaacggagacagggaaa AAGAAAATCGCGAATTTGCGGGTCTGCGAGGAGCTGTTGCTTTGGACCTTCAACCGGCGAGGTGTTCTCCGGTGGTCCAACTTGAAGCATTTCAAG CCCGGGGAAACAGTGTCCCCGCACATGTACAGAATGAAGGATGACATCGCCTTCAGCGTCGACCTTCACCAGCTAGTAGACG GTATGTGGCAGCCGTTCTATGCCACTGACGTTCAAGTCGAGTTCGTGATGCTCGAgccgtttcttcgcttttttcttgAGCCCCCTGCGTCGCGGCAATCTCCgaccttctctcgcgtcttccaa GCTCCAGATCGCTATGGCGTTTTCAAGTTTGTTCTGCACTACAATCGTAtcggcttctcccttctccatGTTG AATCCATGGCGCCTCTGAGAAATTTCAAGCACAACGatttccctcgcttcctgcCGTGTGCACTGCCGTACTACGCGTGCGCTCTCTTGACACTGCTTG GTCTGGTCGTCTttgtcgttctcttcctcctgcatCGAGAGaagttttccttctcccctgcaCTCCCCCCCGTCTCCGAGACGGAAGGCTCCGAGAACACCCAAATGACACCACTCGATAGAAAACACAAGGCTGCGTAG